TTACATGTAACAGATATTTTGGTTCatatgcaataattgcacaaaatttcgtaaacctactttcaatatttatagatatatggacattttcacaaaaagctactttttttcttaagtttttttgctataactttaaaaatattttacaaaattaaacaaaagttttagaGGAATCTAAatctaattacaaaatttttgctttgaaatttgaaaaaaaatcgttggaatttgtgcaattaaaatagttaaatttgttAGTAATAGTTAACTAAAATAGTCTACTACGCTTGCGCggaaaaaatttgatgttttttttccataattttgtaataaattgtatttggctactaataaaaatctgatttgaatatgctaaaaaatttataagttacaagcagtttttgtacttttttaactACGCTCAAAatgataatgctttttttacaaataatattttgtatcataagacaaaattaaatagcaaattataATACCTTACAATATGCGTTCATTTATCGAAATatgaatgtataaaaaaagaaaacacgcGACAGAAATAATACCTTTGTAGGGGATGAACCCCACTAATGCCtgagtcatttttaaaaaatcttgtttaatagtaaaaaattaaatttgtgtgaAACTCTTTATccttttgagctttcttttaaaaaatatgaaaacgcaagaaaaatttttaattttcgagaTATTcgaattgttattttctttttattagttgccaaataagatttacttcaaaattaagaaaaaaaactaaattttaatccGTGAATGCGCAGTATAAAACATCTGCTATAATATCTTACATAActcacacaataaaaaaaaattaacaaatttaaagaaaaactgcagttaattttaaattgatccaatttttttataattttattgcatatttgtAAAGTTGAAGCAAAAAAGCGCaagacaaaaacatttttttttattaaaaatgtccatatttccataaatatttaagctagttttacgaaaatttgtgtaattatctcatacaataaccaaaataattgttacaagttacaaatttacTGCTATATTgtttggcatagggtgttcaaaaaccgTATTTTACGTTTGTAATTAAGTGTTGGAccctcaaacctctaaaagctttaaatttatgagTATTGCGCAATTTAAgataagtatgagaaatcgcataaCCCAGCGATTCTCAACCTGTGGGGCGCGCCCCCCTAGGGAGGCGCGAGCATACTAGAGGGGTGGCGCGagaatattcaagaaaaaatattatttaaaaatttgattaactgGATGAAGGGAAATCGCACATatacatagaaaacaaaatacatttcgacatatttaataacttactaaagtgaaacaacttattaaatcaaaactaaagGTGGGGCGATAAGGGTGGCTTTGCTTTGaggatttttcctaattttctgaTTAAGTCTGTGAGGCTGAATTTTTCTCTAATATCTTACACCTATCTCTAATATATACCATgtatacttttaattgtaaaataaaatttcatttattttatagtacaatttcaaaattgtagtttctGCGCCTAAGGTTTCCCTCAGGTTCCAAAGGTGAGCCAGATGaataaatcactttttcacTTACTCAAATTATCTTCAGAAAAAGCATTTGGACTGGCAAGCGCTTATTAAAAAGGCTTGCTGGATGGAACAAGTTTTCCGactataaaaaagatatttgtttttagagtgtataatttgtttattgattttacattaataGTTCTTGTGTGAAGTCTCTAGCGATTCTCTGGAGTTAACTCATTAGAATTAATCAAGAATTTCTGAGTTGATTTTTTCAAAGGATTAACTAACACGAGTTAAATAACCATAATAGAGTTAACTAACCTAACCTATAACTAGtataaaaatactcaaatttacaagaaaataccAGAATCGACCACAAAAACACTCATAATcaccacaaaaataaaaaaatacctgaaaaattactttaaaatgcaaacaatacaaaaacttgaaacaaaatatcgcAAACTCCACTAAAGTGCAGAgaacatcaaaatattatagaagttcaaaaaataccaaagttccacatttgcttaaaatgaaataaatcaattggcATTCAATTCAATCATtcctttttgagaaataataggctacgtaatgatttataattaactcttttatAGATTTCCCTTTGTTTCCGAAGGTAGCCCACGTGTCCCCAAGGTGGCACCGGTGACGGGCCACCTTGGCgacttaaaactattaatctgacagattaatttgaattaaagtaatgtggttaaagaaaaagaaataaactttcgGAAAACATATCCTAACTCAaagttctaagaatttaaacacatataaattacaatatcttCTCACCCGGAAATCAGAACGACATATGCAAAAACTTAAATCACTTCATACAATGGAGGCCATTCAATGAAATATCTTACATTTCAGCCTCGTGCACCTCAGATACAAGATTTACAATGCAGCAGGGACATCTTatggttcaaaataaatttaattttactttgggGGGTGGGCTACGTTAGAAACACTGGCCACCTTTGGCTTACACACCTTACTTAAtcaaaacatacaaaatttttttaaaaaattagtaatttttaatgacttccttgggcctGTCTTGCAGAGCAAAGTTTTTTGAGGTGAGgcttaatattagaaatagtCACTCTCAGTTTTGTTTCTATATTTAGCCGTGATCTATATTTTGTCTTCAAAGAAGCCACAGCAGAAAATACAGTTTCACAAAGGTAGGATGTTGAAAATGGTAATAGAATGCGAAATGCCCTTGTTTTTAGTGCAGAAAAATCATCCTCCTGCCCAAAATTCAAATAgtgatttattactaaattgtaTTTTGGTTTTGCCACTTGTCGTGAAgtctatgaatttttcttcctcatcaATTGAGAGTCCTTCGGGAGTCTTATGAAAGAGATTACTAACCCACTCGTAACTTGCAATAAGTTTGTCGTCAgcaggaaaatactttttaaaattccttgcCATCATGGCTAAGTGATTTTCAATGGTTACAAAAAGAACTTTTACATGTTCTTCTTCAGCCTTATAAGTTTTAGTACAATTATCCACATTTGTAAacattgttaagtttttttgctttaaatttctgccccacaattcaaattttctacaaaaagcaTTAACTTTATCACTCGTATCCAACATATGTGTATTTGCTCCTTGGAGTTGAAGattcaagttatttaatttctcgaATATGACGATCAAGTAGCTcaatttcatcacaaataaaCAATAGTGAAAATTCTCGGTTTCCGTTCTGTTATCTTCTTTTAGGAAAATGGCGATTTCTTCTCTTAATTCATAAACACGTTGCAAAAATTTCTCACGTGATAAACATCTTGCCCAGCATTTAAATAGTAACTCTGAATGTACTGAACCCATGTCGTTACAAAGAGCGGAAAAGATTCTCGATCTTAGGgttctcatttttatataatttgcaacGGTTACAACCGTAGTTaacacaatatttaaaccagCATTTCTTTCGAAGCCAAAGCTTCCTTGTGGATCATGCAATGTGTCCAGACGCATTGTggcgatttttgttttacaagtgCATGTATACTTTCGAACCTTCTGGCTATTGAACGAGCACCATCGGTGCATATTCcgatgcaatttttgcattctatGTTTGCCTCATTcataacatcatttaaaatagtaaataatgcTAGCGCTGATGTTCTGAGTTCTATGGATTTTCAGAAAAGTAGTTCTGCTACTGACATACTATCACAAAATCAAACATAGGCAATTAAATGAGCATCTTTATTAATATCTGTTGCCTCATCAAACcgtattgaaaacattttgtcacgCACCATCCAGAAAAGCTGACATTACATTTTCAGCTGCATCACCAATTCGACAAGCAACAGTATCATTTGAAAGAGGTATGGactgtaattgttttgaaaaattaactccaAACACAGTTTCTACAATTTCAATTGCTGCTggctttaattttacttttgttttggcagttagttaaaaataatttaaagacagaattcaaaatactcaatatacattattgttgtatacattttactgtaaGTGGGGGGCgcgatgaaaattatgattgaaaactggGCCGCGAATACTGAAAGGTTGAGAAACGCTGGCATAACCCAAAcattatggaaaaaataaagcCTAGTTTACATGTAGCAAAATGCGCAAATATTATAatcttattcattaaaattttatatgcttaaatttGAGTTGGATTTCAtgctataatattaaaaataaataatgaaaaaatcgTTATGCAATTAAGCCTATCAGAAATACATATTTACCTTTTGTTCCTTGCTGTGTTGTCtgtattcaattttgaaaattttactggaAGCAAGCTTAGAGATGTTTTGAAAACGAGTCCCAtcaatttttcctatttttttttgtttgatttaaaaaaaaagaagaagaaaactgaaagaaaaatattctgcacACGTTATAATAATCTGCAGCCCCCCCCTTTTTTTGCTAGAGAATTTTTGATACTGGGTCTTTCTCCCCATTTATTTTAGTCATAATGATGTTAACAATTATCTTTATCGTTATACagcttttgaatttataaaataattcaaattctcCAATGATCATTTATCATTTACtggtcaaataatttttacagtcttctttctttctcatgttaaaatactcttttttatcATTACTGTGCAGTAGTTGATATTTTACTATCATAGctaatatttgaattcaaaatagtgtagcaaattttgagttttacaGTTTGCAATGTGAAAGATAATCTCCATTCCTCCTGTTCtgtatcaaaaaaatatcagttttcagCAATAAGTCTGGCCATACTGCAATTTTTACGGAATTATCTTCAATCAAAATTGCACCCAAGTACTTATATTATCAAACTGTTTCAAATTCCTCTTCATTGTTGATCTTCAGTTTCGATGAAGTTTATCTTTTATACTTCTCATTACCatgtatttaatcttttttctcttaattttcaatcaatttccATTTCTGTGGCTTTAAGTTTATTATACATTTCCATCAATGTCTTTTAAATTCTCGCTATTAAAGCGATATCAGCAAAAAGTATatcgatattaaaaatttaacaaacacaaaataattaaataaagtcttGAATTTGAAACAATGGAATGCATCAAATTCATATGGACTTCAGGTTTTCCTAAAACATTGTATTTGTGTGCAGAGAGTAAAGACATATTTTATGTGCTTATTAGTATTGTACAAAGTAGACaagatgcaattatttttttaaaaaaaatctccctgggaaaacatttcatatgataagattagtataaaattttaaaacgaatacCAATATGATATACATATAATAggatgaattttaatattaaacaaattttttacaaaatatgtattgTTCACAAATCTACTAGCATCAGTTgtgttttctttgaaaaaaaactaaatatgctATCTAGAAATAACTGATATcggcaatttaattatttttttctgagattAGGTAGTTTTCTAATTAAGTCTTGGAGATAAAATATCTAATCCAACCCTTGAGTGCGAAATGCTGGTATCTGTCTACGAAAAAGTTATGGTATCGAAATTTTCAGtgaacgaaatattttaaatttacatatttcataaaaggTATTCAAAGCTATTACATGcgaattaaaaattcctttttcatagaaaatttaagaaaaacttctaaattcctttaattttatactatgaATTTTGTAGGGtattagagaataaaaattgaatatttaaaatttttcttttttgctctcAATTTAAGCAAGACagacttttaaaacaaagaaatgatgccgatattctattttaagaagttaaatGGTCTATAAAATagatctataatttattttttcttaaaaaaaggtaaatatattgattttaaataactactattttcgtaatgtttatttttttctctcaattatcatttgaaattcatttaggtagaaaaattaaagaggaaaaaataaaaaaaaactcgaattTGGAATAATGAAGTGTGTTAATTAAGTCTTTTAGGTGCCaggttttaaacaaaagaaaacctTAATAgcattcaaaattgttatttataaattataaacgctttttgtcagaaaattgaaatttccgTTCTTATAGACCTGTTTTTATTTCGAAAGATATTCAATACAGAGTATCAGCGTTGTTGTTCTCGGATAAAAACTtagttcttaaatttctttttcactctCAATTCAAGCAAGGCAGGCTTTTGAAACGAAAGAAATTCTTGATGCTGAGATTGTGttctcaaaaaatgaaagatgcaTGAAGGATGATTTCCACTTGAAGAACAGTTGCTTTGTTAGGCGGTAAAAACAGGAGAAACCTCCTTAAAAAATGAACGTATTTTCTCGATGACTGACTTTTGGCATATCATGAAGCAATCTGTTATAtcgagaaacaaaaaaaaaaacgccttTTTCAAAGCgcctttttaagtaaaaaactctaatttttaaagaaaggaatGACACATACAAACTAATAATTTTCCATTGCGTGATAAAACTCTGAAAATGAGACGAGctccaaatatttttcaattgaatcgaaacaaatatttttgagggaaaaataacttcaacaactttttttaagcttttatcaCGCGCCGTTTGCTTTTATGAAATGGCGCgtacttttagaaataaaaaaaacaacccaTACCGAGAATTGAGCTATAGAGGAGAATTTAAATTTcgagtttaatttcaaattcttccgttcacaaaaaaataagtaactaattctttttcttttgattttttttaatacttggtATGAACGGAATTTTTATGGCGACGAAACGTGGAAACTACtatatttgaatcaaattaattttaattttctttttttttcctttctgcgAATTGAATTTCAAGAAGACgaagaattctattttttttaaattgtattatacaTAAGTGAAaccaaatatatgaaatatcattaaatacttGTAATGTAATGGGGTAGTGGATATAGTTGacatctttttaattataaaacagaacaaaaataaactctgaactaatttatatttcgaatggtatacaataaattttaacatttaaaaaatgctacatATGCGTGGGAAGCAAGTCATGGTGAATTTTTTCTTGCACTTGGTATGACGTCTTGTGCCCTTCATAATGACATGAAATAGCacgcatatattttaaaaaacgctatCGAAAAAGATGAGTTTTATAAAGAGTATGCACGGAGAAAattattctggtaaaattaccgaactttatgttactaatatttttggtaaggaatcaaaaaacataattctggttaataaaaccaaaatatatggtatttaaaccattcatttagtcattctttatttgatttttaacggTTTACCGTAATttctggttttcgaaattagttcttattaaaacacatttagtaaaacgTACACAAccgaaagtaaatttaactgaatagaTTGTGTTGAGACGGAAATCAGGTGTGATTGAAGTATAGTAATATTGACGAACTGAAGATTGAGATGAAAACAGGATGATGAAAATAACAGTTGAAAGTGAAAACTGGatcataaattgtaataaaacttttacttgtTAGTAATTGGTACTCGagatgcaaaaatttatattcataggACTTAAATTcgtataaattttgcataataatattaataaggacaggCCATGAGAGGCAAATCTTCCATGACCTGCCTATTCgaaagctaaattaaaaagttattgaattgTTCTCAGCAGAACTTTAGAATCATGTGAAGAGACCCATGGTTGGtgatttatcgaaaaataacaTAGCCAAAAATTAAGCCCACCCCCCATAATCAGTATTAGGTTTGAAAAAATACCTTGGCGATCGCGAATCGCCAACAAGACTGTGAGAATCATTATAACTatgtaactgaaacatatttgtggtaagaaattcaagaataaagagttacaaatagatttttgttttcgattaggcgcggcagtgaattaatgagtctgcattagaattgaaatgaaaagttagCCTTTACATTGATCgagaagaaaagaataaaatatttatgctcactttaaataaaaattaactaattgatttaatttcaatataatttgagattaaaatgattttaaaaaaataagtttaagtaattaaacaaattttaaaagctaagaaATATGTAACGCCAATTATGGCATTACAGATGGTTTTGATGCTATGTTCAAaggtattataataaaactactaaattttacctcatatactaaatttcattctagatttaaaaaaaatacatattgtgttgttatttttaccaaaatcattaacaaagcgctttggtaaaaaaatatcgagCTTTTTAGTGCCTACAAAAGCAGAACAGGGTAAATTTTGACACATTCTAGTAGTTTTGGCCCTACTTTTTCTCGTAGTACAAGtatcaaaaacatattaaaattagcttgaagtaagtaattgaaattactttaaacaaGTTCAGTTCTAAAGGGCAGGAAGTgagataatttaaatgtaaatcacATCAACAATGtgcaataatctaaaatttactgattctaaatctttaaacttatttcaaatttgaatttgtaaacTTACTGATATTCCGTCTTATCTAATGACATTTGTGTTATCATAGCGCATAATTTAATATGGATATGgaataaataaactgtaaaatataaaactgacaattaaataaaggaaagaaaaatatattgttttaaagtaaattcatCGCAAAGTTGCCATCAATCTGATGTCTTTAGTGTTCTCCAAAcatataagttttaaacaatattgacCTCACTTATTTCATTCGATGATTGTGAGTAATTTGAAGGTAGCTGGAGGAGTTGCCTAGTTGGTGGAAGGGATAAAGGTTTCGTCTTCAACGCCTAAGACATGGGTTCGATTCCCTGTACGAAGGCTCGTTATCTAATTGCATTGCAGCTTCTCTGATCGTGACTTAATGGTTCGAAAACCATTCTAAtgtatttttaggaaaaataggAACTAAGTTCAAGCATAATGTCTCTAGGTATTTGTTAAGAATGAAAAGGTTATGTTGAAGTCATAGAATGCAAAAGACTAAGATAGTTCGGATATCTATTCTGATCTGATAAAACACAAATCTAGTAAAAAAGCTCACTTTTACTAATCTCATAGGAAATAGAAAACGAGGAAGAATCATATAGTAAAAAAGAGAAAGGGAAGACCTTGATATAGGTAGGACATACTGGCAAAGATTACTTGGAACTGCCTTGGCCTGTAACAGGATATAATGCcttgaaaaaagaagaataaacaaTCCCAGATTATTATCAATAGTCTATTATTTAAGCTGTAATGtagtataaataacaaaaatgaaagctAAGCAGGTGGAGGAATtgtcaagtatttatttttctagagtCATCAAGAATATCCATCTATAGTGTATTTATACACATATAAATGTCAGCCAGAAAGTAATTAGAATAATAGGAAGTTACTATTTCTTTGATATTATGCCTACATCTGCAGAACACTAAATGTTAgaatgttagaaaaatataaattgtcaGGAATTGagaatgttagaaaaaaatgaattgtcaAGCAATTTGCTATATTTTGTTACACATAATAGTctataattaaggaaaatagaaatataaagaatagtagtctatagttaaaaaaatacaaatataaggaataaaatgtattaataacaactttttaacaacaatttaatATAGTTCGATCCTTGGGGATCATTTCAATCTTTTCCGTTCATTGAAATATAGGAAATTTAACCCATCACTTTGCTATTGTGTTATGTATTgcaactattaaataattatattaaaattgtctcataatatctaaaatagtagagaagattttaaaaatataataaaattcttaaacttatctatattttattataatcacaACAATTTCTAAAGCATATGTTTTctagcatatatattttttcgtttaCATTTCTGAGAatgttaactgaataaattgtTAAGCAATATAcaatactttgttaaaaataatagactatatataaaaaatacaaatataaagaataaaacacacaaataacagttttttttaagaaaaaacaatttaat
This region of Parasteatoda tepidariorum isolate YZ-2023 chromosome X1, CAS_Ptep_4.0, whole genome shotgun sequence genomic DNA includes:
- the LOC139426975 gene encoding zinc finger BED domain-containing protein 5-like, which gives rise to MRLDTLHDPQGSFGFERNAGLNIVLTTVVTVANYIKMRTLRSRIFSALCNDMGSVHSELLFKCWARCLSREKFLQRVYELREEIAIFLKEDNRTETENFHYCLFVMKLSYLIVIFEKLNNLNLQLQGANTHMLDTSDKVNAFCRKFELWGRNLKQKNLTMFTNVDNCTKTYKAEEEHVKVLFVTIENHLAMMARNFKKYFPADDKLIASYEWVSNLFHKTPEGLSIDEEEKFIDFTTSGKTKIQFSNKSLFEFWAGG